From Trichoplusia ni isolate ovarian cell line Hi5 chromosome 22, tn1, whole genome shotgun sequence, a single genomic window includes:
- the LOC113504492 gene encoding 5-hydroxytryptamine receptor, translating into MEGADGRDELLEWEALYLRLPLQNSSWNATEWDPAVWNATVVPNATWWAAAPFDSPSALVRAAAKAVVLGLLILATVVGNVFVIAAILLERHLRSAANQLILSLAVADLLVACLVMPLGAVYEVAQRWTLGPELCDMWTSGDVLCCTASILHLVAIALDRYWAVTNIDYIHARTARRVGLMIACVWIVSFLVCIAPLLGWKDPDWDRRVSEDLRCVVSQDVGYQIFATASSFYVPVLVILILYWRIYQTARKRIRRRRGATARGGVGPPPVPAGGALVAAGGSGGIAAAVVAVIGRPLPTISETTTTGFTNVSSNNTSPEKQSCANGLEADPPTTGYGAVAAAYYPTLVRRKPKEAADSKRERKAAKTLAIITGAFVACWLPFFVLAILVPTCDCEVSPVLTSLSLWLGYFNSTLNPVIYTVFSPEFRHAFQRLLCGRRARRRRAPP; encoded by the exons ATGGAGGGCGCGGACGGCCGCGACGAACTGTTGGAATGGGAGGCGCTGTACCTGCGCCTGCCGCTGCAGAACTCGAGCTGGAACGCCACGGAGTGGGACCCCGCCGTTTGGAATGCCACCGTGGTGCCCAACGCCACCTGGTGGGCTGCCGCGCCCTTCGACTCCCCGTCTGCGCTCGTCCGAGCCGCCGCCAAGGCCGTTGTACTCGGACTACTGATTCTCGCCACCGTCGTCG gaAATGTGTTCGTGATAGCAGCGATACTGTTGGAGCGCCACTTGCGCAGTGCTGCGAACCAGTTGATCCTGTCGCTGGCGGTGGCGGACCTGCTGGTGGCGTGCCTGGTGATGCCGCTGGGCGCCGTGTACGAGGTGGCGCAGCGCTGGACGCTGGGCCCCGAGCTGTGCGACATGTGGACCTCCGGTGACGTGCTGTGCTGCACCGCGTCTATTCTGCATCTTGTTGCTATTGCACTGGATAG GTATTGGGCTGTGACAAATATTGATTACATCCACGCTAGAACCGCTCGCCGAGTCGGCTTGATGATTGCGTGCGTGTGGATCGTAAGCTTTTTGGTGTGTATCGCACCTCTCTTGGGATGGAAGGATCCCGACTGGGACCGAAGAGTCTCTGAAGACCTACGCTGCGTTGTCAGCCAAGATGTAGGTTACCAAATTTTCGCTACGGCGTCATCGTTCTACGTGCCAGTTCttgttatattaatactatACTGGCGAATATATCAAACTGCAAGAAAAAGAATACGTCGGCGGCGAGGCGCAACAGCCCGCGGTGGCGTGGGACCTCCTCCCGTGCCAGCCGGCGGTGCGCTCGTAGCTGCTGGTGGCAGCGGGGGCATCGCAGCTGCAGTCGTAGCGGTTATCGGACGCCCTCTGCCGACTATATCTGAAACGACTACTACGGGTTTCACAAATGTATCTTCGAATAATACGAGTCCCGAAAAACAGTCATGCGCCAACGGCCTCGAGGCGGACCCACCTACGACGGGCTACGGTGCCGTAGCCGCCGCCTACTATCCGACGTTAGTGCGGCGCAAACCAAAGGAAGCCGCTGATTCCAAACGCGAGAGGAAAGCAGCGAAAACATTGGCAATAATAACCGGCGCGTTCGTAGCGTGCTGGCTTCCCTTCTTCGTGTTAGCTATTCTGGTGCCGACGTGCGACTGTGAAGTGAGTCCCGTGCTGACGTCGCTGTCGCTGTGGCTGGGCTACTTCAACTCGACGCTGAACCCGGTCATCTACACGGTGTTCAGCCCAGAGTTCCGGCACGCGTTCCAGCGGCTGCTGTGCGGGCGGCGCGCacgccggcgccgcgcccctCCATAG